CTGCTTCCTAACTGCCCAAGAGCCAagcctgcccccacctccaggccaCCTCCCTTGCTCTTCTCTGCAAGAACAGACCATGTTCTGGATTGCATCAGTGGGCTCCATTACTGCAGGGACCCTGTTTGCAATGGCTGCCTCCTTCTGCTTCCTTTGGCCAGAGCTGCTGCCAGGTGTAAGTCTCATCAGGTTCCAGCAATACCTCTCCTCTTCAGGAGCCTCACGTGCCTTGCTGGCCACCTGGCTGTCTGCATGTGCCATATGCACTGGATATAACACCCGTAAAACCCCGCCTGAAGCTCACCTCTCCCAGCCTCTCAGGCCTACACAGGCTTCTCATCTAGGCCTGGCCAGGCTTTTACTCTCTATCAGGATAGAAGGGAATTAGGATTTGACCACCAACTAATTTACAGGGTGGCTCTTTGCTGTAGGACTGTTTCCATTCTGCAGGCACCTCTGATGTTAAGATGTGGCCTGACTCTCATCACCTGCTGGTACTCAAAGACCAAGGAGAGCTGCCCCATTTATTTACAGCATGCTGGCTCTGCCTGGCTCCTATGTCTGTCTGTATTTCACCCAGTGCACAATGCTGGCAGGTAGTTCACTTCATCTCCACTTTACAGccaaggaaaccaaggctcagattCAAAAACTGCTCAAGGTCACTGAGGTCACATGAGGTGGGCTGGGGTAGAATCTAGGCTGTTTAACTCCAAAGCCTGTGGTTTTTCTGACAGTGGGCTGTGGATGCAGAAGCAGCAAATGAGCACCCCCGCCAGAGTCAATGGAAGGGTGGCTCCAGCAGGAGCTGGAGCTGCCCTTGAGATGAGCCCCTCAGGAGTGGCCTGGGCTGAGCGTTGCCCTCCACATCTGCAGCACAGAGTCCCGGCGTGTCGTGTATGGTAAATGTTTGATGCGGAACGAGTGTCTGGGAACGATGTTCCCACTGGGTGTATACAGCTCCTCTCCACGCCTGCCCAAGAGACTGCGCAGGGCCAGGTTGCCTGACAGAACTTTCTCATAGAACTCCACACCCCCCTGGGCATAGGCTGCAGACAGAGAAGCTGTGCGGCGGTCCAACCAGGCTTCAATGGCATGAGTGAGAGAGTCCATGGAGAAAGCATAGGCCACAAAGCCCGCCACTGCTGCCACCAAGTTGAAGGCAGCCCTTAAGTTCATGGGGCCTCCATAAAGCCCCAGTGCATGCTTGGCACCTACGCCCAGCGCCCAGGTTCCTGCCAGGCAAGCTGGGGCTggcagggcctgcagggcagcTGCACTGCTCTCCAGGTACACCACCTCCCTGGCCAAGGCGAACTTCTGGGCATCACGGGACAGGGTCAGGGCATCTCTCAGCCGGGTGCCTGCGGGACTCTGCCAGTCTACTCTTTGCCCATGTACAATCACTGGCTGATCAGGGCTGGTCAGTGGGCCAACCAGAAAGCTGGCAGGGATGCCCACCACAGACCCCGCAGGGAGTCGCGGGAAGCCAGCGCTCACAGGCTGGAAGGTGAAGGTAGCGAAGGCTTCATACCAATGGCCTGAGGGGACGCCTATGTCCTGTAGCACCTCTTGGAAGAGCCTTTGCAACTCTGCGGAGAGTAGGGCTGGCTGGCCCTTAGGCCAGTACTGGTACAGCCACTGGACGACAGGATCTGGGAAGAGGTGGTATGAGATTTGGGCTCCAAACAGGGCTGCACAGGAACCCACCAACAGGCCTGTCCTGTGTCTCTGCACAAATGCTGTGGCCTGCCACAGGCGACCTGCCATGAGTGCTGCCACCACTGGAAACCTGggccaagaaaaagagaagtcagTTTCCAGCTCCCAGGGCCTGCCTGCAAGACCAAACAACCCCCAGAGCCACAACTTTTGTAACTGaggcagtacagcacagtgattaaaAGCATCAGCTTTAGAGCCTGAGTTCAGATCCCAGCTCCATCTCTGTGACAATGGCCTGCCATTAGAGTGGCTGtgatgagcaaatgaatgaacacacataaaacaactGGTGTCTGGCACAGTAGTAGACACTGTGATAATGGCTGTGATTTATTACCTTTATTCCCATGCCTGATTATAGCACTAAATCCCCAACTGCCTTTTCATCCCCTAGTGAAGCCCAATGATCACTAATTTATAGAGGAAACATATGTTCAACTTTTTGCTAGACACAGGTCTGAGAGCTTTACAAACACTATTTAACAACTGAATTCTCAGAACTCCATGACCTACTGTGGCCCCTGTTTTAAAGCACATAAACACTAAAGAAATTGGTCAAAAACCCAAGGTAGTAAAGCAGCAGTGTTATGGGTCCCCAGATTCATATGTGGAAATTCTAACACCTAGTACTTCAGGAAGTACTGTATTTAGAGAGAGGCTGTTTAAAGAGGCAATTAAATTAAAAGGTCATTAAGGTAGGCCCTGATCCATTATGACCAGTGTCCTTATGAGAACAGGAGATAAGGTCACAGAAACATACAGAGTAAAGAAAGGGACATGAGCCACAAGGTGACGACCTACAAGCCAATGAGACGACTCAGAAGAGACCAcccctgctaacaccttgatcttggcttTTTAGCATCCAGAATTCTCAGAAAAAATTTCTGCCACCTACTACTTGTCACGGCAGCCCTGGTAGACTAATACAGGCAAAGTATTTGAACACAATGTTAGCATTAAATGCTAAATGTTAGCATTAAATGCTAAAAGCTAAATGCTAATGTACAAACATATACCAAAGTAGACAAAATAGTACATCAACCACCTTCAGTTATCAACTCACGGTCAATCTTTTTTCATCTCTACTCCCTCTCGCATTCCCCCAGCAATGGTTTATTTTGAAACACATTCTGGACAGCCtattatttcattcataaaaACACTTCAGtaaaaattcacaattattaacatcatacttaacaacgagaagctgaaagcatttcatttaagatcaggaacaagacaaggatgcccactctctccacttttattcaacatagttctggaggtccccaccacagcaattagacaacacaaagaaataaaaggcattcagattggtaaggaagaagttaaactgtcactgtttgcacatgacatgatattgtacataaaaaaccctaaagaatccactctaaaactatgagatctaatatctgaattcagcaaagttgcaggatacaaaattaatacaaagaaatctgttgcattcctatacactaatgatgaactagcagaaagataaatcaggaaagcaattccattcacaactgcatcaaaaagaataaaatacctaggaataaacctaaccaaggaagtgaaagacctatacactgaaaactacaagatactcatgagagaaattaaagaagataccaataaatggaaacacatcccatgctcatggataggaagaattaatattgttaaaatgtcctcctgcctaaagcaatctacagattcaatgcaattcctatcaaaataccaacagcattcttcaatgaactagagcaaatcgttctaaaattcatatggaaccacaaaagacttacaatagccaaagcaatcctgagaaggaagaataaagctggggggatattatgctccccaacttcaagctctactacaaagccacagtaatcaagataatttggtactggcacaagaacagaacaatagaccaatggaacagagagcccagacataaacccaaccatacgtggccaattaatatatgataaaggagctatggacatacaatggggaaatgacagcctcttcaacaactggtgttggcaaaagtggacagctacatgcaagagaatgaaactggattattgtttaaccccatacacaaaagtaaactcaaaatggatcaaagacctgaatgtaagtcatgaaactataaaactcttagaagacaacataggcaaaaatctcctgaacataaacatgagcaacttcttcctgaatgcatctccttgggcaagggaaacaaaagcaaaaatgaacacatgggactacatcaacctaaaaCGCTTCtatacggcaaaggacaccaccaacagaacaaaaagtcaccctacagtatgggagaatatatttgtaaatgacatatccgagaaggggttaacatccaaaatatataaagaacttagatgcctcaacaccccaaaagcaaataatccgattaaaaaatgggcacagggtatgaagagacaattctccaaaaaagatattcagatggccaacagacacatgaaaagatgctccacattactaatcatcagggaaatgcaaattaaaaccacaatgagatatcacctcataccagtaaggatggccagtatcaaaaagactaagaacaataaacgaggatgtgcagaaaggggaacccccttacactgctggtgggaatgtaagctagttcaatcattgtggaaagtaatatggaggttcctcaaaaaaactaaaaatagaaatactatttgacctgggaatcccactccttgcaatttacccaaagaatacaacttctcagattcaaaaagacatgtgcacccttatgtttattgcagcactttttacaatagtcaagatacggaagcaacctaagtgtccatcagtagatgaatggataaagatgtggtacatgtatacaatggaatactatttagccataagaaagaaacaaatcctaccatttgcaacaccatggatggagctggagaacattatgctcagtgaaataagccaggcagagaaagacacataccaaattatttccctcacttgtggagtatagcaacgaAGCTAAACTGAAAGagcaaaactgcagcagactcacagactccaagggactagtggttaccaaaggggagaggtgggggagggcgggtgtggGAGAGGggcagaaggggattgagggtattatgtttagtacacatggtgtgggagggggtcacagggaagacagggtagcacagagaaggcatatagtgaatctgtggcatctcactacactgatggacagtgactgcaatggcataagggtggggacttgataatatgagtaaatgtagtaaccacattgttttttcacgtgaaaccttcataagagtgtatatcagtaataccttaaaaATTCACTTTCGTTGAACCTTagttttcctgtctgtaaaaaatgtttaaattggcAAATAAGTTGGGGCAGACAAAGCCAAGGTATCGATTGGcctgttttaataaaaaaactcCTAAACCTCACATCACTTGGGCCTTTTTTCCCAAAGAGGAAACTAAAGCCAAGTACGGGAGGGCCCTGGCCGACGTCCCAACGACCCCAGGGCCACCAGCGCCCAGGCCGCGCTCCTGGCTCCGCCTCGGACTCGGTGCCGCGCATTCCCCATGCGGCAGGTCGAGGGGAGGTAGGCCCTCACAGAGGCTCTCCACTCGGCTCCCATCCCTGCCTCCCCAAGCTACACCCGCGCTCGAATTCTCTGCGGGCAGGGCGCCTGGAGAGGGAGGCCCGGCGCCCGGATCCACGCAACCGCCCGCCGCACTCCAAGCGCTCACCTCCGCTGCGGCCCGAGCAGCCACTACACCTCCGACGACCGGGCCTACCCGGCGCAAAGCACGCCGGCCGGGCTCTGGGGGCGGGGCCAGGAGCGGGTACGATAGGGGGCGGGACTTTGGGAGCGGGGACTGGGGCGGGCGCCCGGGGCGGGGCAGAGGCGCGGGGAGGAGCGCCTACCCGCAGCCTTGCGGCGATGGCCGGAGACATTGTAGCTCTCTTCCTCCTCCGCACTTGAAAGGCGGCCTTGACCACCCTGTTTAACCCCAGAGGCAAGGACGGCCCCGCGTGGGTCAGGAGGTGGCCTGTGGCAGATCCCCATGCCCGCCTGACAGGGCCGTGGCCTTTCCAGTCTGGAAGTGCTCAATGCTGGTGAGGTGCTctgggctttattttttaataccacGTCCGCTGTCCCGCAGTTCCTCTCAAGCGATCCACACTATACAGTCCACAGAGCAGCGTTCACATCTGTCACCTCACCTTCCCCAAATTCTATGCATATGTCAGGGATCCACTTGTCTGTGTGCCCAGCACAGCTCGCCGCctgtttttgtaagtaaagttttattggaacacagtcacctccattcctttccttgTGGTCTATGGTTGCTTTCCCCCAGAAGGGCAGAGTAGAGTAGTGAAGACAGAGAAGTACATTagtcccattttgtagatgaagaaacaggtatTTAGCTTGACCAGGGTACCCAGCTCCTCTGCACCTAGCATGCACCTGAACAGGATGGGACTCCTGTCCGGGTACATTCCCATTAGGGCTCCTACCCCCATGCAGAATTGACCTAGTGGGTCTTGCGGATGTGGGTTTGGCCTCCGTGTCTGGCTTTTTCTTCCATATGAGCccaagaggaagggagaaggaagggtgAGGCTGCAAGAACAGGTGAGGGTGTGAGGAGACCCAGAAGCCTGTGGGCCTTGGAGTAGAGCTTTGGAAGATTAGCAGCCTGTGGACCACTGTGTCTCCTGACAAACTAGCTCAACCCCCTCGACAGGGCTCCTGACCACAAAAGGACCAGCTGTCATGGTCAGTCAGGACCACACCTGACTCCCAGCTGATCCTCTGTGTGTAGGATTCTATGGGGATACCTTGAGGTTGGCATTCCCTGTCTCACGTGTGACCCAGTAGCCCCTGTGGAGTGATGGCTGATGAGGCAGAACCCTGCTGACACTAGGGGACCCAGTGTGGCTGCCCCCAGACCTGGGCCAGTACCTCAGCCCAGAGTCAGTATGTAGGGAGACTACAGCCCAGGTCAAGAGACCTACATTAGGGGCAGGAGGCCCTTGGGTAAAGGATGTAAAGGTGGActtgtttcctcatttctaaagtgATATAAAATCTGTCTCAAAGGGCCTTGTCATACTCTAATCCTAGACACACTTTTACATAACTGGAAGGAGGATGACCCTTGAAGCCACTTGCCCCTGAACAGGACTTGGGGGTCTCCCTTCAATCTTGGCCTTTATAGGCACTCTGTCACAAAGGACTTTCACACCCAAATTAAATCTGGCAGTGGTGACACACAGATGCTGGCTCCAccccttactagctgtgtgactttgggcaagttaacttctctgggcctagTTTTCTCATCAGTGAAAAGGGATGAGAGTGCTGTCTATCTCCTAAGGTTACCGTGGCATTCTGTGAGTTCATGCATGTGTAACACCCAGCCCGGTTTCTTCCATATAGCTAGTAGCTCTTATTATTAAGATCTCTTCTGGTTCTCAGACTTCAGCTTTGGCTGCTTAGTTGTTTGTATGTATATGGTGCTATAATGTGTTTTAATATGGGACCTCATCCAGATCCAGTATGTGGGATATTCTACAGGGCAAATGATATGGTGTCTAACAAATCAATGGCCTGAAAACATGGAGGGAAAGGGGACCATTATAAAATAAGAGGCTTCAAAGATAAAGCAATTAAATGCAATATATGGTTTTTGTTGGGATCTTGAATCAACAGgtaatttatgaaattaaaaaacaaaacaaaacacttttgaGGTAACTGGGGAAATCTGAATATGGATTGCATATAGTAATTAGGTGATAttaatgacttatttattttgttagatGGGATGAAGCATGATGTATATGTAAACCAAAATGTCCTCATCAGGCAGAGATGCATACTTAAGTATTTACAGACAACATGATGTCTgctatttagttcaaaatattatagccaaaaacaaaacaccaacaaAAGCAGGGGTATAGATTAAACAACACTGACAAAATGTTAGTAGTTGTTGAAGCTTCATGACAAGTTCATGGGATTTGTTATactgtattttgtattatatatgtttGGAAATTtccataatacatttttttaatgtgtctttaAAATTAGGCTGACCAATTagatttcattatattaaaaactTTTGGGCATCAACAAACattatcaaaaaagtgaaaagacaatcctcagagtgggagaaaatacttgcaaatcatagaCATAAGGgcctagtatccagaatatataaaaaacccctaacaactcaacagcaaaatgtcaaagaaccaaatgaaaaaatgggcaaacaacttgaatagacacttctccagaggAGAAATACAAacggccaaaaagcacatgaaaagatgctctgtatcgttagtcattagggaaatgcaaatcaaatccacagtGAGCTactacttcatacccactaggatggccataaaaacaaaaccaaacaaaacaaccaagagaaaagaaaaagtgcaaggatgtggagaaaatgcaACTCTCATAcgttactggtgggaatgtaaaatgttgcagccactacagaaaacagtttggcagttcctcacaAAACTGGACAGAATTACCATATCtggcaattctactcctaggaatacAGATAACTCTTTCAGCTATGAAGTATGGGGTCTAAGAAGGGTTTTGCTTTGCTCAGCATGTTTTATATGCTCATTACCTTACTGATAGAGATTACCTCATTGCGAGAGACAAACTGATGATGCTAGAGAGAGGTGCTCATGCAGGAATTCCCTGGGTAGGTAAGTGGGATGGGGTCCAGAGCATGAGCGGTCGAGGAGGGGTGAGATAGGGAAAATTCTTCACTGTAACAAGAGGGAAGCTGCTAGAAAATCAAGGCTATAACCTGAAATGTacatgttgtatgtcaattatatctcaataaagttgggaaaaaaagagggaagcaAGGTCAATGGGCCAGTCCAGTGATTTCTTGATGGCAAGATGAGGTTGTTCTTAGCTgattgcttcatttttttctgagtgaCATATGGAATGAAGTCATCAGATGAGCATATAGTGGGGAGGGGTGGTAAAGTCTCTTGAAGAAGCAAAAAAGCTGTGAAATTACCTCTTGAAGGAGAAAGAATCCACCAGAAAAATGGAATGATTGTTGGATAGCACTGAGTGCTCATTTGAGGTCTGGGTCAAAAATACAGTGAGTTGTGTGAATTTGTCCAGCAATGTTTGGTGCTCAGTTGCAGGTACATGGATAGCTGAAGGGTTTAACCAGAACCAGTCAAGCACAGATGAGGGAGAAATTGGTAAGGGAAGTGAGGACATTTGCAAACAAGTGACTTTATAGTGATGGATGGACTGTGAACTCTTGAGCTAGTGGGAGGACAGTGAGGGCCTATGGGGGTGATCTACGTGCCTAACACTTAAATGGTACATACCGTGTGCCAGCACTGTTTTTAAGCACTTCACAGAAGGAAGAAGTGGCAAGGTTGGAACACAAGGATTGTTGGAACGTGGTCACAATAGTAAGCCACACAGAAGTATAAGGAGGTGGTGATGCTAGCCTGGGAGGCTGGAAATGGACTTCAGAGGTGGTGTCAATGTTGGTGAGGGCAAGAGCAAAGGCGGAGGTGGGGTGGAAGACATTTTTAAGAATTGAAGAGGTATATTAGTCACGtttttgtattttccatattttatgatattttgaCAATTAAGGGGCCTTGCTAATCCTAGAAAGACTGCCTCTCCCAGGAGcagctgaatttttcttttcttgtgtctttggctttggtatcagtgtaatgctggcccatagaatgagttaggaagggTTGGTATTAGTGCATCTGTTTGCATCTATAGTGCATTAAACATTTGGTAGCAGTTAACAAAGCCCTCAACCCCAGGGCTTCTCTTTGTTGGGtgatttttgattattgattcaatctcttttcttgttataggtctattcagattttctatttctttaaaaaaaaattttctgaggGGCTTTTGGGCATAAAAGGAATACTTAAgagttatttatgttttaattactGTTCAGCTGATTAAAGTACCAAGTTTAAATAGCCCATGTCTCCTAATCCTAAGCCTTCAAATTACAAAATTGTTATCTTAGTAATAAATTcagtaactttttaaataaaataagaattttttctacttgttttttaactttcaatTAACTATGGGCCTTATAGATTAAATCTTCCTTAATTATTCCACACCACTTCTGTGCTTAATAAAATACCCTTAGACATTTCAAACCATACTTTCAAATTTAATTTAGCTGA
The genomic region above belongs to Manis javanica isolate MJ-LG chromosome 7, MJ_LKY, whole genome shotgun sequence and contains:
- the TMEM177 gene encoding transmembrane protein 177 encodes the protein MAGRLWQATAFVQRHRTGLLVGSCAALFGAQISYHLFPDPVVQWLYQYWPKGQPALLSAELQRLFQEVLQDIGVPSGHWYEAFATFTFQPVSAGFPRLPAGSVVGIPASFLVGPLTSPDQPVIVHGQRVDWQSPAGTRLRDALTLSRDAQKFALAREVVYLESSAAALQALPAPACLAGTWALGVGAKHALGLYGGPMNLRAAFNLVAAVAGFVAYAFSMDSLTHAIEAWLDRRTASLSAAYAQGGVEFYEKVLSGNLALRSLLGRRGEELYTPSGNIVPRHSFRIKHLPYTTRRDSVLQMWRATLSPGHS